AAGTAGGGTTGGTCCCTTCTACGATGCAATTTTAGTCTGAGCAAGCGAACGACCCAACGTTAAGGGCGCAATTCAATGCAAAATGTGGCATTGGAATCAAAAAACGGGGGTCTCATGACAGATACATACATTATGCGGACGTATAAAAAGGCTCTCAAGCTTCCTTATGGGGCGCAGCTTTTTTCGGCCTACGCTGCCCGCAAGGCTCCGTATTTCAAAACCGTCCGCCCCCTCGTGACCCGGCTTGAGCCTCATCACTGTGATATTCTGATCAAGAAACGGCGTGCGGTCCAAAACCATATTGGCACAATGCATGAACCATATTGGCACAATGCATGTGATTGCGATTGCAAACGGTCTGGAAATGGCAATGGGCTTTATGGCGGAAGCCTCGGTTCCCGCGAATTTTCGGTGGATTCCCAAGGGGATGACCTTGGAATACCCTGCAAAAGCGAATACGGATTTGACCTGCACGGCAAGCGTTGATCCATC
This Falsihalocynthiibacter arcticus DNA region includes the following protein-coding sequences:
- a CDS encoding DUF4442 domain-containing protein — its product is MNHIGTMHVIAIANGLEMAMGFMAEASVPANFRWIPKGMTLEYPAKANTDLTCTASVDPSAWKVGNLNVTVVAHDTQGVAVVTGTIHLWISEKPAR